Proteins co-encoded in one Theileria equi strain WA chromosome 3, complete sequence genomic window:
- a CDS encoding mannosyltransferase, putative (encoded by transcript BEWA_007850A), whose protein sequence is MFDLIKYKFKSPPWSFSKIKKSASEIRKCVYLLSILIRLALISYSSYHNDKFDLKYTDVDYKVFTDASYLVTKGLSPYERHTYRYTPLLSFLMVFNIYLFNDFGKIIFSASDIAIGYILEKAISNVNDLKRVALTSLWLLNPFVIGISSRGNADSLICLLVIATVYYINKKEIVKSAIMFGLSVHVKIYPIIYAPSFIFYLYNMNTLGIYSHKKFPMSLLLIPKNFVANINKQQITFGVISFLTFLICTTLSYWLYGFEFIYETYLYHYVRKDHRHNFSIYFNLMYYIVDTKTKMNLFLSFVPQLFSIVIYSIVGLFNLPLSMFLQTLSFVTLNKVCTSQYFLWWIVLLPLVFSNVKFNSEKTRTLLTTVFFLVVFKGMWLFWAYQLEFRGYNTFLMVCA, encoded by the exons ATGTTTGATCtgataaaatataaattcAAGTCTCCTCCGTGGAGTTTTAGTAAAATAAAAAAATCTGCATCAGAAATCCGGAAGTGTGTATATCTACTTTCGATTTTAATTCGCTTAGCGCTGATATCCTATTCGTCGTATCACAACGACAAGT TTGATCTAAAATATACCGATGTAGACTACAAGGTTTTTACTGATGCCTCCTACCTAGTCACAAAGGGACTCTCTCCTTATGAGAGACATACATATCGCTACACGCCCTTACT ATCTTTCTTAATGGTCTTTAACATCTACTTATTCAATGACTTTGGAAAAATAATATTCTCAGCCTCAGATATAGCCATTGGATATATACTGGAAAAGGCAATTTCAAATGTAAATGATCTCAAAAGAGTAGCTCTAACGTCATTATGGCTATTAAATCCGTTTGTAATCGGTATATCTTCTCGAGGGAATGCGGATTCTTTGATATGCCTCTTAGTTATAGCAACTGTGTATTATATAAATAAAAAGGAAATCGTGAAATCCGCAATTAT GTTCGGTTTATCAGTCCATGTGAAAATATATCCTATAATATACGCACCTTCCTTTATCTTCTACTTATACAAT ATGAACACCTTGGGTATCTACTCACACAAAAAATTTCCTATGTCGCTACTTCTTATTCCAAAGAATTTTGTTGCAAACATAAATAAGCAGCAAATCACTTTTGGAGTAATCAGTTTCTTGACTTTTCTGATATGTACTACACTATCATATTGGCT ATATGGCTTCGAATTCATTTATGAGACCTATCTCTATCACTATGTGAGAAAGGACCATCGCCACAATTTTTCTATTTATTTTAATCTCATGTACTATATTGTAGATACAAAAACGAAG ATGAAtctatttttatcatttgtTCCCCAACTATTTTCTATTGTAATCTACTCTATTGTGGGCCTATTCAACCTACCTTTATCCATGTTTTTACAG ACATTATCATTTGTTACACTTAACAAAGTTTGTACATCCCAATACTTCCTATGGTGGATAGTCTTACTTCCCCTAGTTTTCTCTAATGTAAAGTTCAACTCCGAGAAGACGAGGACCCTCCTAACTACAGTATTCTTTCTTGTTGTATTCAAGGGTATGTGGCTATTCTGGGCATATCAATTGGAATTCCGTGGTTACAATACTTTTTTAATGGTATGTGCATAA
- a CDS encoding hypothetical protein (encoded by transcript BEWA_007830A) has protein sequence MVVRLNQARHSADDLRSRVNKLGNIIILFFFLFLGLYYFGYSDGSVGEESAKIPQLKTNNSHHDTVFHSKFYVHPSLSLPEITIRILNQLSLHLESSRLNDINDNYSLIWNNHDPSSITIKVKNVKYGLISISASETHTSQVTNHSQKDFVYAGLVRAEREYCSGNLSWTCQKDYFNANNTFDSSYCILAITSSNIENIFEVSDRIAHKQDTNNTDALIGMFCGNPLIQRVANSTDSIFFINQGTLKDSTIVSTYLVCKFSMTKMEVSQCHDPGFDLFNSHVPMALIHDESSSSVATIVYNQTGSLDIATFSSTTVSFEALFKSIPFTSGWLMCNGRRSKGTIIFAGLLSLVLK, from the exons ATGGTAGTACGTTTAAATCAAGCTCGTCACTCAGCCGACGATCTTCGCTCCAGAGTGAATAAGCTCGGCAATATTATTATACTTTTCTTTTTTCTCTTTTTGGGATTATATTATTTTGGATATAGTGATGGATCCGTTGGTGAAGAAAGCGCAAAG ATTCCTCaattaaaaacaaacaataGTCATCATGATACTGTATTTCATAGCAAGTTTTATGTTCATCCGTCACTCTCACTTCCTGAAATAACTATAAGAATATTGAACCAACTTTCTTTACATTTGGAATCCAGCAGATtaaatgatataaatgacAACTATTCCCTTATTTGGAACAATCATGATCCATCTTCAATAACTATTAAAGTCAAAAATGTGAAGTATGGACTAATATCAATTTCAGCATCTGAAACTCATACATCGCAGGTGACCAATCACAGCCAAAAAGATTTTGTATATGCTGGTTTGGTTAGAGCAGAGAGAGAATATTGCAGTGGTAACTTATCTTGGACCTGTCAAAAAGATTATTTTAATGCGAATAATACGTTTGACTCAAGCTATTGTATTCTGGCTATTACTTCTTCAAatatagagaatatattcGAAGTTTCCGATAGGATTGCGCATAAACAGGATACAAATAATACAG ATGCATTAATTGGAATGTTTTGCGGCAACCCATTAATTCAAAGAGTTGCAAACAGCACTGattccatatttttcataaatcAAGGAACCTTAAAGGATAGTACTATTGTTAGCACATATTTGGTTTGTAAATTTTCAATGACAAAGATGGAGGTGTCACAATGTCACGATCCAGGATTTGACCTATTTAATTCACATGTTCCTATGGCTCTTATTCACGATGAATCGAGCAGTTCAGTAGCTACCATTGTATATAATCAAACAGGTTCTCTTGATATTGCAACTTTCAGCTCAACTACGGTGTCTTTTGAAGCTCTATTTAAATCAATCCCCTTTACTAGCG GATGGTTAATGTGTAATGGTAGAAGATCAAAGGGAACGATTATATTTGCAGGTTTGCTTTCATTAGTTTTGAAATAA
- a CDS encoding hypothetical protein (encoded by transcript BEWA_007860A) yields the protein MYNDSQIDPTFFEQLNKHISLNASTFVGIFKKNDIERRDRNFKLIDNCSDFSLSVESSYHSHLGCSNDFAIFTIAEQKTVKHHGDYKHTVDLVITIKCYYKNYKGLLSTFSFQVVVDYDVSKQGYFHHISVNSNGTILLIHSQTTCVVSRVPVRVSASSLLSDEKTTLQLLQGIKVVELDEGCNIVKAMFSCKHPNVFCLVSMESLDIAGNGNYSLAKLAHKNNFEIFNDYMELFGVIRMFDVESSIDTPILSMKLSEEMCRLGRETYDTPNRYERKRLKIPGAIVDLFWNENDTSHIGSLTLFVLSNYGLVFAYSPVIVDTHDNFNTKLKLVEKSLDLLEKGFIFDGNQTSMDTKSDVIRLLKSLYIRKNSVENVDVELFPTIVKLEIDTKRSVSYSNSSFESFTVLSTYPELIIIASTFDGSISVFKSSSLLVPQTSHFFNPNTFRNLHYIDSFDMLGNSCFKGSKISFIPISPSTCLLYSLYESFILTFSNVLKITPILKNTKVGDFLYYFSQPTMYLKPGENRAEYSRAENRNLFLLFPYYCYIRDYEILKYDSIIARTMNLDSNTSRIDEDDFVFRCPSIKSGSQVDINSYDNELLKKSSRVPEYVLSSYKKFSDSFNGLKICISDKAVFKQVSDFHHLLILFQKIIRFIRIISSADSDTLQNIKTGSNYGEMINKMRIVNEDIVNSIDLHFNNNFKLYSSMFEDLKTRINSARDLNQTIIIRHEGLIRLISRIRELQIINSSMISISNMITSVYLKHSSRLLEDMTRKANESRNFDNDSLKELISLFKYNIYKICR from the coding sequence ATGTATAATGATAGTCAAATAGATCCTACATTCTTTGAACAGCTAAATAAACATATATCGTTAAACGCTTCAACGTTCGTGGGTATATTCAAGAAGAATGACATAGAACGTAGAGATAGGAACTTTAAATTAATTGATAATTGCTCAGATTTCTCTCTTTCAGTGGAATCTAGTTATCATTCTCATCTGGGTTGCTCCAATGACTTTGCAATCTTTACAATTGCGGAGCAAAAAACCGTAAAACACCATGGAGACTACAAACACACTGTTGACTTGGTTATTACAATAAAATGCTACTACAAAAATTACAAAGGCCTTCTATCTACCTTTTCCTTCCAGGTTGTAGTAGATTACGATGTTTCCAAACAAggttattttcatcatatATCGGTGAATTCAAATGGTACCATAttactcatccattctcaAACGACTTGTGTCGTTTCCAGGGTACCAGTTAGAGTATCAGCTAGCTCACTTCTTTCAGATgaaaaaactacattacaACTGTTGCAAGGTATAAAAGTTGTTGAACTCGATGAAGGTTGTAACATAGTAAAAGCGATGTTTAGTTGCAAACATCCAAATGTCTTTTGTTTGGTATCCATGGAATCGTTAGATATCGCTGGCAACGGTAACTACAGTCTTGCCAAATTGGCTCATAAGAATaattttgagatttttaACGATTATATGGAGCTTTTTGGTGTTATTAGAATGTTTGATGTCGAATCAAGTATTGATACTCCGATCCTTAGCATGAAATTATCCGAAGAAATGTGCAGGTTGGGGAGGGAAACTTATGATACTCCTAATCGATACGAAAGGAAAAGACTAAAAATACCAGGTGCCATAGTTGATCTTTTTTGGAATGAGAATGATACTTCACACATAGGTTCTTTGACTTTATTTGTTTTGTCAAATTATGGCCTAGTTTTTGCCTACTCTCCAGTTATTGTGGATACACATGATAATTTTAATACTAAACTAAAATTAGTTGAAAAATCCTTGGATCTTTTGGAGAAAGGTTTTATCTTTGATGGAAATCAAACCTCAATGGATACGAAATCTGACGTTATACGTCTTCTGAAATCGTTATATATCCGCAAGAATTCCGTGGAAAACGTAGATGTCGAATTATTTCCAACAATAGTAAAGTTGGAAATTGACACTAAAAGAAGCGTTTCATATTCCAATTCATCGTTTGAATCATTTACAGTATTGTCCACCTACCCAGAACTTATCATTATTGCTTCAACATTTGATGGTAGTATTTCAGTTTTTAAATCGTCATCACTATTAGTACCACAAACATCGCACTTTTTCAATCCAAATACTTTTAGAAATTTGCACTATATCGATTCTTTTGATATGTTGGGGAACAGTTGTTTTAAAGGAAGCAAAATATCGTTTATTCCAATCTCCCCTTCCACATGTTTACTATATTCACTGTACGAATCCTTTATTCTCACATTTTCCAACGTTTTAAAAATAACCCCGATACTCAAAAATACCAAAGTTGGGGATTTTTTGTATTATTTTTCACAACCTACGATGTATCTAAAACCAGGTGAAAATAGAGCTGAATATTCACGGGCTGAAAATCGCAACTTGttccttttatttccataCTACTGTTATATAAGGGACTACGAAATTCTCAAATATGATTCAATAATTGCAAGGACTATGAACCTAGATTCTAATACTAGTAGAATAGATGAGGATGATTTTGTTTTTCGATGTCCATCCATAAAGTCAGGTTCCCAAGTTGATATTAATTCCTATGATAATGAGCTCTTAAAAAAATCATCCAGGGTTCCGGAATATGTCCTGTCATCATATAAAAAATTTAGTGATTCATTTAACGGTTTAAAGATTTGCATTAGTGACAAGGCTGTATTTAAACAGGTTAGTGattttcaccatcttctCATCCTTTTTCAGAAAATTATTAGATTTATAAGGATAATTTCTTCAGCAGATTCCGATACACTTCAAAACATAAAGACGGGATCAAACTACGGGGAAATGATCAACAAAATGCGAATTGTGAACGAAGATATCGTAAACTCTATTGATTTACACTTTAATAACAATTTCAAGCTCTACAGTTCCATGTTTGAAGATTTGAAAACAAGGATAAATAGCGCCCGTGATTTAAATCAAACTATAATAATCAGACATGAGGGGCTTATTAGGCTAATTTCAAGAATTAGGGAATTGCAGATTATAAATAGTAGCATGATCTCAATATCGAATATGATTACTAGTGTCTATCTTAAGCACTCATCACGTTTACTTGAAGATATGACCCGTAAAGCAAATGAATCACGGAACTTTGATAACGATAGTCTGAAGGAGTTAATAAGTTTGTTTAAAtataatatttataaaatctgCAGGTGA
- a CDS encoding hypothetical protein (encoded by transcript BEWA_007840A) gives MVNCLTNRLNIPHYDDELLCKEISNLTFRQSHDGSEFFSHNGIRDSADTTSSSGLDGFSHGWFPDSQMKYNEKGVSFSRMTTFTELPFGNTLYGFSRQRDDKHSDNIAFFRDLKDLLTQNLVETLRTYVNDIYQIDISNFKMEKSDNRIAITHDELHTRALIVLKKCILSSTEINVVQVYLALREKYIITEHPLLPSIGSSLHSNGYCKPCVFANKKSNYCKSGFNCNFCHYHHKIIRRKINHKSDSLTKLTQSGHLGKLAKLTNGDDNSTSVSQISNDGTPDISNTNNPFASLSLLTNTTGNSYFSVFSKYSHNGPNKAKMDNSTPRLYF, from the coding sequence ATGGTTAACTGTTTAACTAACAGGTTAAATATTCCTCACTACGATGATGAATTACTGTGCAAAGAAATAAGTAACTTGACCTTTAGGCAATCCCATGATGGAAGTGAGTTTTTCTCACATAATGGAATTAGGGATTCCGCGGATACGACGTCTTCATCAGGACTTGATGGGTTTTCACATGGATGGTTCCCAGATTCTCAAATGAAGTATAACGAAAAAGGTGTATCTTTTAGTAGAATGACCACATTTACGGAGTTGCCGTTTGGAAATACCCTTTACGGTTTTAGTAGGCAAAGGGATGATAAACATTCCGATAATATAGCTTTCTTCAGGGATTTAAAGGATTTGCTAACCCAAAATTTAGTAGAAACGCTAAGAACATATGTTAATGATATTTACCAgattgatatttcaaatttcaaaatggagaaatCTGACAACCGTATAGCCATAACACACGATGAACTTCATACCAGGGCCTTGATTGTATTgaaaaaatgtatattgAGTTCGACCGAGATCAACGTAGTACAAGTTTACTTGGCTTTAAGAgaaaaatatattataaCCGAACACCCATTGTTGCCAAGTATAGGATCGTCTTTACATTCAAATGGTTATTGCAAACCGTGTGTATTTGCTAATAAGAAATCAAACTATTGCAAGAGTGGATTTAATTGCAATTTTTGTCACTATCACCATAAAATAATCAGACGAAAAATCAACCATAAATCGGATTCTCTTACCAAACTTACTCAAAGTGGCCACTTAGGTAAATTGGCTAAGCTCACAAACGGTGATGATAACTCTACATCCGTATCACAGATTAGTAATGATGGAACACCCGATATTTCCAATACAAACAATCCATTTGCATCTCTTTCGTTGTTAACGAATACTACAGGCAACAGTTATTTTTCAGttttctcaaagtactcACACAATGGACCTAATAAGGCTAAAATGGATAATAGCACTCCAAGATTGTATTTCTAA